A region of Desulfovermiculus halophilus DSM 18834 DNA encodes the following proteins:
- a CDS encoding GxxExxY protein has translation MDENSIGRDIVDSAFTVHRELGPGLLETVYEVVLLDELQKRGYAAERQVSVPIVCRGHPFDEGFRADIIVAKRVIIELKSIEKITNAHKKQVLTYLKLTGMKLGYLLNFGEAMMKHGITRIVNGLPE, from the coding sequence TCGATCGGCCGAGACATTGTGGATTCGGCATTCACCGTACACAGAGAACTCGGCCCCGGTCTCCTGGAAACAGTCTACGAGGTTGTACTCCTGGATGAACTCCAAAAACGCGGGTATGCCGCTGAACGACAAGTATCAGTACCAATCGTCTGCCGGGGACATCCGTTTGATGAAGGATTCCGGGCTGACATCATTGTTGCCAAAAGAGTAATCATCGAACTGAAATCCATTGAAAAAATTACCAACGCGCATAAAAAACAGGTCCTAACATATCTTAAACTGACAGGAATGAAACTTGGGTATTTGCTCAACTTTGGGGAAGCCATGATGAAGCATGGCATCACCCGGATTGTCAATGGCCTCCCAGAGTAG
- a CDS encoding HsdM family class I SAM-dependent methyltransferase, whose protein sequence is MNTTESIVSKVWSFCHTLRDDGVSYGDYLEQLTYLLFLKMADEYSQIYNKDVGIPAEYSWKSLTSLKGADLEAHYVNLLRALGQQKGMIGQIFSKSQNQIQDPAKLYKIIHMIDEENWVTMGADVKGDIYEGLLEKNAEDVKSGAGQYFTPRALIRAMVECIRPEPLKTIADPACGTGGFFLAAYDFLTSNYNLDKEQKKFLKKETFYGNEIVANARRLGLMNMFLHNIGEITEEPTISSKDALTSDTGARYDYVLTNPPFGKKSSITITNGSGKQDKEDLRYNRQDFWATTSNKQLNFVQHVRTMLKSTGQAAVVVPDNVLFEGGAGETVRKKLLENTDLHTILRLPTGIFYAQGVKANVIFFDNKPASKEPWTREVWFYDLRTNVHFTKKRNQMTYEHLKDFVSCYNPQNPHKRTETWSEDNPDGRWRKFTYDEIVTRDKTSLDIFWIRDENLADLDNLPDPDVLAEEIMENLEAGVESFKQVVKSLNGQ, encoded by the coding sequence ATGAACACCACTGAAAGCATTGTTTCCAAAGTCTGGAGTTTTTGTCACACCCTGCGCGACGACGGGGTAAGCTACGGCGATTATCTGGAGCAGCTAACCTACCTGCTCTTTTTGAAAATGGCCGATGAATATAGCCAAATCTATAATAAAGATGTGGGCATACCAGCTGAATACAGCTGGAAAAGCCTGACCTCCTTAAAAGGCGCTGATCTGGAAGCCCACTACGTCAACCTTTTACGCGCCCTGGGCCAACAAAAGGGCATGATCGGCCAGATATTTTCCAAGTCCCAAAACCAGATCCAGGATCCGGCCAAACTGTACAAGATCATTCATATGATCGATGAGGAAAACTGGGTCACCATGGGCGCCGACGTCAAAGGCGATATCTATGAAGGCTTGTTGGAAAAGAATGCCGAAGACGTGAAAAGCGGAGCCGGGCAATATTTTACCCCCAGAGCCTTGATCCGGGCCATGGTGGAATGCATCCGTCCCGAACCTTTAAAGACCATTGCCGATCCGGCCTGTGGCACCGGCGGCTTTTTTCTTGCCGCCTATGACTTCCTGACCAGCAATTACAACCTGGACAAGGAACAGAAAAAGTTCCTGAAAAAAGAAACATTTTACGGCAATGAAATCGTAGCCAACGCCCGGCGCTTGGGGCTGATGAATATGTTCCTACACAATATCGGGGAGATCACCGAAGAGCCTACAATCTCTTCCAAGGACGCCCTGACATCAGACACCGGTGCCCGCTACGACTATGTCCTGACCAATCCCCCCTTTGGCAAAAAAAGCAGTATTACCATCACCAATGGATCCGGCAAGCAGGACAAGGAGGATCTTCGTTACAACCGCCAGGACTTCTGGGCCACCACTTCCAACAAACAGCTGAACTTTGTGCAGCATGTGCGCACCATGCTCAAATCAACCGGCCAGGCGGCTGTGGTCGTACCAGACAACGTGCTCTTTGAAGGAGGAGCCGGTGAAACTGTCCGCAAAAAGCTCCTGGAGAATACCGACCTGCACACCATCTTGAGGCTGCCCACCGGCATTTTTTACGCCCAGGGAGTCAAGGCCAATGTCATCTTCTTTGACAACAAGCCGGCCAGCAAAGAACCATGGACTAGGGAAGTCTGGTTCTATGACTTGCGGACCAACGTGCACTTCACCAAAAAACGAAATCAGATGACCTATGAGCACCTGAAGGATTTCGTTTCCTGCTACAACCCACAAAATCCACACAAGCGCACCGAAACCTGGTCAGAAGACAACCCCGACGGCAGGTGGCGCAAGTTCACCTATGATGAAATTGTAACCCGCGACAAAACAAGCCTGGACATCTTCTGGATCAGAGACGAAAACCTGGCCGACCTGGACAACCTCCCGGATCCAGACGTCCTGGCTGAAGAGATCATGGAGAACCTGGAAGCTGGGGTGGAGAGCTTTAAGCAGGTCGTGAAGTCGCTGAATGGGCAGTGA